From Marinobacterium sp. LSUCC0821, a single genomic window includes:
- the groL gene encoding chaperonin GroEL (60 kDa chaperone family; promotes refolding of misfolded polypeptides especially under stressful conditions; forms two stacked rings of heptamers to form a barrel-shaped 14mer; ends can be capped by GroES; misfolded proteins enter the barrel where they are refolded when GroES binds), producing MAAKDVRFGNDARQSMLEGVNILANAVKTTLGPKGRNVVLDKSFGAPTVTKDGVSVAKEIELKDKFENMGAQMVKEVASKANDVAGDGTTTATVLAQAIVNEGLKSVAAGMNPMDLKRGIDKAAAAVVENLRAMAVPCADTKSIAQVGTISANSDAEVGNIIAEAMERVSQDGVITVEEGSGFDNELDVVEGMQFDRGYLSPYFVTNQDTMVAELEDPFILLVDKKISNIRELLPALEGVAKASRPLLLVAEDVEGEALATLVVNTMRGIVKVCAVKAPGFGDRRKAMLQDIAILTGGQVISEEVGLSLDTVELEHLGQAKRVQVSKENTTIVDGAGAKEAINARVQQIRVQMEDTTSEYDKEKMQERVAKLAGGVAVIKVGAATEVELKEKKARVDDALHATRAAVEEGIVPGGGVALIRALQQVEGLEGDNHDQTIGIQLALRAMESPLRQIVANCGGEPSVVVNEVRNGKGNFGFNAGTEVYGDMLEMGIIDPVKVTRSSLQAAASIAGLMITTEAMVAEIPEDKPGMPDMGGMGGMGGMM from the coding sequence ATGGCAGCTAAAGACGTACGTTTTGGCAATGATGCTCGTCAGAGCATGCTTGAAGGTGTAAACATTCTTGCTAATGCGGTTAAAACAACTCTTGGCCCTAAGGGTCGTAACGTTGTACTCGATAAGTCATTCGGTGCACCTACAGTAACTAAAGATGGTGTATCTGTTGCGAAAGAGATCGAACTTAAAGATAAGTTCGAAAACATGGGCGCACAGATGGTTAAAGAAGTTGCTTCTAAAGCCAACGATGTAGCTGGTGACGGTACAACTACTGCAACTGTTCTAGCTCAGGCTATCGTTAACGAGGGTCTTAAGTCAGTTGCTGCTGGCATGAACCCAATGGATCTTAAGCGTGGTATCGACAAAGCTGCTGCTGCAGTTGTTGAGAATCTTCGCGCTATGGCTGTTCCTTGTGCAGACACTAAATCAATCGCACAGGTTGGTACTATCTCTGCAAACTCTGATGCAGAAGTAGGTAACATCATCGCTGAAGCGATGGAGCGTGTTAGCCAAGATGGCGTAATCACAGTTGAAGAAGGTTCTGGTTTTGATAACGAACTAGACGTAGTTGAAGGTATGCAGTTCGATCGTGGTTACCTGTCTCCTTACTTCGTAACTAACCAGGATACTATGGTTGCTGAGCTAGAAGATCCGTTCATCCTTCTAGTAGACAAGAAAATTTCTAACATCCGTGAACTTCTTCCAGCACTTGAAGGCGTAGCTAAAGCTTCACGTCCACTTCTACTTGTAGCTGAAGATGTTGAAGGCGAAGCGCTTGCAACTCTAGTTGTAAACACTATGCGCGGTATCGTGAAAGTGTGTGCTGTTAAAGCTCCTGGCTTCGGTGATCGTCGTAAAGCGATGCTTCAGGATATCGCTATCCTAACGGGTGGTCAGGTTATCTCTGAAGAGGTTGGTCTAAGCCTAGATACAGTTGAACTTGAGCACCTTGGCCAGGCCAAGCGCGTTCAGGTAAGCAAAGAGAACACAACTATTGTTGATGGTGCTGGCGCTAAAGAGGCGATCAATGCACGTGTTCAGCAGATTCGTGTACAGATGGAAGATACTACTTCTGAGTACGACAAAGAGAAGATGCAGGAGCGTGTCGCTAAGCTTGCTGGCGGTGTTGCGGTAATCAAAGTAGGTGCTGCAACTGAAGTTGAGTTGAAAGAGAAGAAAGCGCGTGTAGATGACGCTCTTCACGCAACTCGTGCAGCTGTTGAAGAGGGTATCGTACCTGGCGGTGGTGTTGCACTTATCCGCGCACTTCAGCAGGTAGAAGGTCTTGAAGGTGATAACCACGACCAGACTATCGGTATCCAGCTTGCGCTTCGCGCTATGGAGTCACCACTACGTCAGATCGTTGCTAACTGTGGTGGTGAGCCATCAGTAGTAGTTAACGAAGTACGTAACGGCAAAGGTAACTTCGGCTTCAACGCAGGTACTGAAGTTTACGGCGACATGCTAGAAATGGGCATTATTGACCCAGTTAAAGTAACTCGCTCTTCACTTCAGGCTGCTGCTTCTATCGCGGGTCTTATGATCACAACTGAAGCGATGGTTGCTGAAATTCCAGAAGATAAACCAGGCATGCCAGACATGGGCGGCATGGGTGGTATGGGCGGCATGATGTAA
- a CDS encoding substrate-binding protein, producing the protein MTDKKTGYSRRTVLKGTAASAAAIAVPSFYIPTASAAGSFRNDPAASGKCVLGFNVPQTGAYADEGADELRAFKLAVKHLNGEGDGGMMNTMKPMNLKGNGILGMKVEYVTGDTQTKSDAARASAKRMIEKDGVIMFSGGSSSGVAIAVQALAEEMGTIFMAGLTHSNDTTGKDRRRHGFRHMFNCHQSALALRPVLAKEYGADRQVYHLTADYTWGWSQQDSIEKGMAAEANWQTVANVKTPVGAGDFSQYITPILNSGADTLILNHYGGDMVNSLTQAIQFGLKDKQVNGKDFQIIVPLFSRLMAKGAGDNMKGILGSTNWNWKLTDEGSKAFVKSFGQEYGFPPSQAAHTCYVQTMLYADAVERAGSFDPQAVIAALEDHEFDGMGNGASLYRKADHQVMKNGLVVRGNMNPTSDFDRLEVLDVVSREKLTYDPNEGPFAGGAQWS; encoded by the coding sequence ATGACTGATAAGAAAACTGGCTACTCTCGCCGTACGGTACTTAAAGGTACTGCTGCGTCGGCTGCAGCCATCGCTGTACCAAGCTTTTACATCCCAACTGCATCTGCTGCTGGTTCGTTCCGTAACGACCCAGCCGCATCTGGTAAGTGTGTCCTAGGCTTTAACGTGCCTCAGACTGGTGCTTACGCAGACGAAGGTGCAGACGAACTACGCGCATTCAAACTGGCTGTTAAACACCTAAACGGTGAAGGCGACGGCGGTATGATGAACACCATGAAACCAATGAATCTTAAAGGTAACGGTATTCTTGGTATGAAAGTTGAGTACGTAACAGGTGATACTCAGACTAAGTCTGACGCTGCACGTGCATCGGCTAAGCGTATGATCGAGAAAGATGGCGTAATCATGTTCTCTGGTGGTTCATCATCAGGTGTGGCGATCGCTGTACAGGCTCTAGCTGAAGAGATGGGTACCATCTTCATGGCGGGTCTAACTCACTCAAACGATACAACTGGTAAAGACCGTCGTCGTCACGGTTTCCGCCACATGTTCAACTGTCACCAGTCAGCACTTGCTCTTCGTCCAGTGCTAGCTAAAGAGTACGGTGCAGATCGTCAGGTTTACCACCTAACGGCTGACTACACTTGGGGTTGGTCACAGCAGGACTCAATCGAGAAAGGTATGGCTGCGGAAGCAAACTGGCAGACAGTTGCTAACGTTAAAACACCAGTAGGTGCAGGCGACTTCTCTCAGTACATCACACCAATTCTAAACTCTGGTGCTGATACCCTAATCCTTAACCACTACGGCGGTGACATGGTTAACTCTTTGACTCAGGCGATTCAGTTCGGCCTGAAAGATAAGCAGGTTAACGGTAAGGACTTCCAGATCATCGTTCCTCTTTTCTCTCGTCTAATGGCGAAAGGTGCGGGCGACAACATGAAGGGCATCCTAGGTTCTACGAACTGGAACTGGAAGCTGACTGACGAAGGTTCTAAAGCATTCGTTAAGTCGTTCGGTCAGGAATATGGTTTCCCACCATCACAGGCAGCTCACACTTGTTACGTTCAGACTATGCTTTACGCAGATGCTGTTGAGCGTGCAGGTTCATTCGATCCGCAGGCAGTTATTGCTGCGCTTGAAGATCACGAGTTCGATGGTATGGGTAACGGTGCTTCTCTATACCGTAAAGCGGACCACCAGGTTATGAAGAATGGCCTAGTTGTACGCGGTAACATGAACCCAACATCTGACTTCGACCGTCTTGAAGTTCTTGATGTGGTTTCTCGTGAGAAGCTTACTTACGATCCAAACGAAGGACCATTCGCCGGCGGCGCTCAGTGGTCTTAA
- a CDS encoding branched-chain amino acid ABC transporter permease: MDAIILQILNGLDKGGAYALIALGLTLIFGTLGVVNFAHGALFMLGAFVAVSVREVLTISTKIKDESVTFFEAFKEVPYLELWLGDTGKAIIDWSVPISILIAVPIMLAIGLIMERGLIRHFYRRPHADQILVTFGLAIVIQEIIKAIYGANPIPQPAPEIFEGTANIGALFGLGDNIVYPKWRLVYLGFAGLIIAAVFAFLQFTTFGMVVRAGMADRQTVQLLGINITKRFSIVFGLAAVVAGLAGLMYTPILSPNYHMGMDFLVLSFVVVVVGGMGSLPGAVAAGFLLGILQSFASMNEIKSIIPGIDQVIIYLVAMIVLLVRPRGLMGRKGVMED; the protein is encoded by the coding sequence GTGGATGCAATAATCCTCCAGATTTTGAACGGTCTAGATAAGGGTGGTGCTTATGCGCTGATTGCCCTGGGTCTAACGTTGATTTTCGGTACCTTAGGCGTCGTGAACTTTGCTCACGGTGCGTTATTCATGTTGGGTGCTTTCGTCGCAGTATCAGTTCGCGAAGTACTTACAATTTCAACAAAAATTAAAGATGAATCGGTAACATTCTTTGAAGCATTCAAAGAAGTACCATATCTTGAGTTATGGCTTGGAGATACTGGTAAAGCGATCATAGATTGGTCCGTACCGATATCTATACTCATTGCAGTTCCGATCATGTTGGCGATTGGCTTGATTATGGAGCGCGGTCTTATCCGTCACTTCTATCGCCGTCCGCACGCTGATCAGATTCTTGTAACCTTTGGTTTGGCAATTGTCATTCAAGAGATTATCAAGGCTATCTACGGTGCTAACCCAATTCCACAGCCAGCACCTGAAATATTCGAGGGTACAGCTAACATAGGTGCGCTCTTTGGATTAGGGGACAATATTGTCTACCCTAAATGGCGTCTTGTTTACCTCGGTTTTGCAGGCTTAATCATAGCTGCTGTGTTTGCATTCTTGCAGTTCACCACCTTTGGTATGGTCGTGCGTGCAGGTATGGCTGATCGTCAAACGGTTCAGCTCCTAGGTATTAACATTACCAAACGCTTTAGTATTGTCTTTGGTCTTGCCGCTGTCGTAGCGGGCTTGGCTGGTCTTATGTATACCCCAATACTCTCACCTAACTACCACATGGGTATGGACTTCTTGGTTCTCTCCTTTGTCGTGGTTGTAGTCGGCGGTATGGGCTCACTCCCTGGTGCAGTAGCGGCTGGATTCCTCCTAGGTATTTTGCAGTCATTCGCGTCAATGAATGAAATTAAGAGCATTATTCCAGGTATCGACCAGGTCATCATTTATCTTGTAGCTATGATCGTACTGCTTGTTCGTCCACGCGGTCTCATGGGTCGTAAAGGTGTGATGGAGGACTAA
- a CDS encoding branched-chain amino acid ABC transporter permease, protein MHIEKFTPKSDMMLLLGFSAFVLLMPLWMQPFGAAYPDLMQRFAIFGLFAIGFNILFGQTGYLSFGHAAFIGMGSYTTVWIFKLFTLNIIPAMVAGVVVSGIFALLIGFICLRRTGIYFSILTLALAQMCYNLAYSVLTPLTMGETGLQVEAADPRAWDAPLAAGEVPRTHLFGMEMTDMGGLAGFYICAVILIIGFYVALRITRSPFGSMLRGLKTNQNRMAYTGLNTRPYALAAFVISGMYAGLAGSLMAAMDPLAGAERMQWTASGEVVLMTILGGVGTLVGPFLGAVSIKYFENIFSAIDGAVLTSMFDFLPDFLVSAIVPVLSLFVGKGWHLTLGLIFMLVVIFLPGGIMEGYRRIKARFTKSAEE, encoded by the coding sequence ATGCATATTGAAAAATTTACCCCTAAATCGGACATGATGCTGTTGCTTGGTTTCTCAGCATTTGTCCTTCTAATGCCATTGTGGATGCAGCCTTTCGGTGCAGCTTACCCAGACTTGATGCAGCGTTTCGCTATCTTCGGTCTATTTGCAATTGGCTTTAACATTCTCTTTGGTCAGACGGGTTACCTGTCATTTGGTCATGCCGCATTTATCGGTATGGGCTCGTACACAACGGTTTGGATATTCAAACTGTTTACACTCAATATCATTCCGGCAATGGTTGCAGGTGTAGTGGTGTCAGGTATCTTTGCTCTGTTGATTGGTTTTATCTGTCTTCGTCGTACAGGTATCTACTTCTCAATTCTGACTCTTGCATTGGCTCAGATGTGTTACAACCTTGCGTACTCTGTACTAACCCCGCTTACTATGGGTGAGACAGGTCTTCAGGTTGAAGCAGCAGATCCGCGTGCTTGGGATGCTCCACTAGCGGCAGGTGAAGTACCACGTACACACCTCTTCGGTATGGAGATGACAGATATGGGCGGCCTAGCAGGTTTCTACATCTGTGCAGTCATTCTGATTATCGGTTTCTACGTCGCGCTACGAATCACACGCTCTCCTTTTGGTTCGATGCTGCGCGGTCTTAAAACTAACCAGAACCGTATGGCGTACACGGGTTTGAATACACGTCCTTATGCACTAGCGGCATTTGTAATCTCTGGCATGTATGCAGGCCTTGCAGGTAGCTTGATGGCAGCAATGGACCCACTTGCGGGCGCTGAACGTATGCAGTGGACAGCATCAGGTGAGGTTGTTCTTATGACCATCCTAGGTGGTGTGGGTACGCTAGTCGGTCCTTTCCTAGGTGCTGTTTCAATCAAGTACTTCGAGAATATCTTCTCTGCTATCGATGGTGCAGTGCTTACTAGCATGTTCGATTTCTTACCAGATTTTCTTGTGTCAGCGATTGTTCCAGTACTCTCGTTGTTCGTAGGTAAAGGGTGGCACCTAACACTGGGTCTCATCTTTATGCTAGTGGTTATCTTCCTGCCTGGCGGCATCATGGAAGGTTACCGTCGAATCAAAGCTCGCTTTACGAAGTCGGCTGAAGAATAA
- a CDS encoding ABC transporter ATP-binding protein gives MSVLEISGVNKTFGGLRALDDVNLKIEEKTVHAVIGPNGAGKSTLLNAVIGKLIPDNGSITFAGNSMIGLKPHKINQLGISRVFQTPEIFADLSIMENMMIPLLAHRDGEFKLNAWKRSDTDADLQDKAAKYLEYVNMLGKSDDHAGSMSRGDKRRLELAMCLSQEPKLLLLDEPTAGMARADTNNTIDLLKKIKADGMTMVIIEHDMHVVFSLADKVSVMAAGHVIVEGSPDEIKVNPKVREAYLGGAEV, from the coding sequence ATGTCAGTACTAGAAATCTCTGGCGTAAACAAAACATTCGGTGGCTTGAGAGCACTGGATGACGTCAACTTAAAAATTGAAGAGAAAACTGTGCATGCGGTTATCGGACCGAATGGTGCAGGTAAATCAACTCTACTAAACGCAGTTATCGGTAAGCTGATTCCGGACAATGGTTCGATCACTTTTGCGGGTAACAGCATGATCGGTCTAAAACCGCACAAGATTAACCAGTTGGGTATCTCTCGTGTATTCCAGACTCCTGAGATCTTTGCAGATCTCTCGATTATGGAAAATATGATGATTCCTCTGCTTGCGCACCGTGATGGCGAATTCAAGCTTAACGCTTGGAAACGTTCTGATACGGATGCTGATCTGCAAGATAAAGCAGCTAAATACCTTGAGTATGTGAACATGCTCGGCAAGTCAGATGACCATGCGGGCAGCATGAGCCGTGGTGATAAACGTCGCCTTGAACTTGCTATGTGTCTCTCTCAAGAGCCAAAACTATTGCTACTTGATGAACCAACTGCGGGTATGGCTCGTGCTGATACCAACAACACCATCGACCTTCTTAAGAAGATTAAAGCGGATGGTATGACCATGGTTATCATTGAGCACGACATGCACGTTGTATTCTCGCTTGCTGACAAAGTAAGCGTTATGGCTGCGGGTCACGTAATTGTGGAAGGTTCACCGGATGAGATTAAAGTTAACCCTAAAGTTCGTGAAGCGTACTTGGGAGGAGCAGAAGTATGA
- a CDS encoding ABC transporter ATP-binding protein — MTNSVATEAVLTQNLGTPVTYCSIHDIHGYYGESYIVQGVSFNIHEGEILALLGRNGAGKTSTLRTIARCDDPVLKGGEIWLDHQNIHEMTAYEASQAGIALVPEDRCIIPGLTVEENLQLAQIAPPKGWSIERIYELFPRLGERRNQEGVTLSGGEQQMLAIGRALCRDIKVLLLDEPYEGLAPVIVQEIERTLKEIKGLGITTVIVEQNAIAALKLADRAVILDTGNVVFDGTAQEVLENEALRNEYLAI, encoded by the coding sequence ATGACAAACTCTGTAGCAACTGAAGCGGTACTTACCCAAAATTTGGGTACGCCGGTTACTTACTGTTCAATACACGATATCCACGGCTACTACGGTGAGTCTTACATCGTTCAGGGTGTTAGTTTTAATATCCACGAAGGTGAAATTCTTGCCCTGTTAGGCCGAAACGGTGCGGGTAAGACCTCTACACTTCGTACAATTGCACGTTGTGATGACCCAGTTCTTAAAGGCGGTGAGATCTGGTTGGATCACCAGAATATCCATGAAATGACAGCATACGAGGCATCACAAGCGGGTATCGCACTCGTGCCTGAAGATCGCTGTATCATTCCAGGACTTACTGTTGAAGAGAACTTGCAGCTCGCTCAAATTGCCCCGCCTAAGGGTTGGAGCATTGAGCGTATATACGAACTCTTCCCACGTTTGGGTGAGCGCCGCAACCAGGAGGGTGTAACTCTCTCGGGTGGTGAGCAGCAGATGCTTGCCATTGGACGTGCACTTTGCCGTGACATTAAAGTCCTTCTTCTTGATGAGCCATATGAAGGTTTGGCTCCAGTAATCGTTCAAGAGATTGAACGTACCCTGAAAGAGATTAAGGGTCTTGGTATCACTACAGTTATCGTCGAGCAGAACGCCATAGCGGCACTTAAACTTGCCGATCGTGCTGTTATTCTAGATACAGGTAATGTGGTATTTGATGGAACTGCACAGGAGGTGCTTGAAAATGAAGCACTTCGAAATGAGTACCTCGCGATCTAA
- the thpR gene encoding RNA 2',3'-cyclic phosphodiesterase has product MKLRTFFALRVPERLARDLANFSDELCEYDRGLDALWVDSSGYHLTLSFLGDIDLDQVELLESRVRDISLGPRFDVQLDHIGYYAVNPSLSVVAAMTAQQEELICLQQSLVDIATDVGIELDDRNFMPHVTLARLPSQSRFAIESELPKIDKHLPADSVVLLQSRPGEKGSIYTPLFEVELPRSDV; this is encoded by the coding sequence TTGAAACTTAGGACTTTTTTTGCACTCAGGGTCCCGGAACGATTAGCCAGAGATCTGGCTAACTTTTCGGATGAGCTCTGTGAATATGATCGTGGCTTGGATGCCCTATGGGTCGATTCGAGCGGTTACCATCTCACCTTGAGTTTTCTAGGTGATATCGATCTCGATCAGGTTGAATTGCTTGAGTCACGTGTGAGAGATATTTCACTCGGACCACGATTCGATGTCCAGCTTGACCATATTGGTTACTACGCTGTAAATCCTTCACTATCTGTTGTGGCTGCAATGACAGCTCAGCAAGAGGAGCTGATTTGTTTACAGCAGAGTCTAGTCGATATAGCGACTGATGTCGGAATCGAGTTAGATGATCGAAACTTTATGCCCCATGTCACACTTGCTCGTTTGCCATCGCAAAGTCGTTTCGCAATAGAGTCAGAATTACCCAAGATCGATAAACATCTTCCAGCTGATTCAGTAGTTCTTCTGCAGAGTCGGCCAGGTGAAAAAGGGTCGATCTACACGCCGCTGTTTGAAGTTGAATTGCCGCGGTCAGATGTTTAA
- the yegQ gene encoding tRNA 5-hydroxyuridine modification protein YegQ: MRKPELLSPAGTLRNMKYAFAYGADAVYAGQPRYSLRVRNNDFTHENLQEGINIAHQLGKKFFVASNILPHNSKLGTYMKDIDPVIAMNPDAMIMSDPGLIMMVKDKYPDLPIHLSVQSNTMNWAAVKFWERAGIERIILSRELSLDEVEEIRQQCPDIELEVFVHGSLCIAYSGRCLLSGYINHRDPNQGTCTNSCRWKYDAHEAKEDDSGDVVAVQSFDPVAEKKPALGEGEPTDKIFLLQEETRPGEYMPAFEDEHGTYIMNSKDLRAIQHVHRLAAMGVDSLKIEGRTKSHYYVARTAQAYRQTIDDAVAGRPFDKGLMDVLENLANRGYTEGFYRRHVHDEYQNYETGSSVGVHQQFVGEVVEHDAAAGKLVIDVKNKFEVGDTLELMTPVGNRRFKLGELYDKKGASIEVAPGSGHRVTLPLDFATDMEYALLMRDLPNAPERG; encoded by the coding sequence ATGCGTAAGCCAGAACTTCTATCCCCTGCGGGAACCCTTCGTAACATGAAGTACGCCTTTGCGTACGGTGCTGATGCTGTATACGCAGGACAGCCACGTTACAGCCTTCGTGTCCGCAACAACGACTTTACCCACGAAAACCTTCAAGAAGGTATCAATATCGCTCATCAGTTAGGTAAGAAGTTTTTTGTGGCAAGTAATATTTTGCCGCACAACTCAAAACTCGGTACCTACATGAAGGATATCGATCCCGTTATTGCGATGAATCCAGACGCGATGATCATGTCAGACCCAGGTTTGATTATGATGGTTAAGGATAAGTACCCAGATCTCCCAATCCACCTATCAGTTCAGTCAAACACTATGAACTGGGCGGCAGTGAAATTTTGGGAGCGTGCTGGTATTGAGCGCATCATCCTATCGCGTGAATTGAGCCTCGATGAAGTTGAAGAGATTCGTCAGCAGTGTCCAGATATTGAGCTTGAAGTATTCGTTCACGGTTCACTCTGTATTGCTTACTCTGGTCGTTGTCTGCTCTCTGGTTACATCAACCACCGTGATCCTAACCAGGGTACCTGTACTAACTCTTGTCGTTGGAAATACGATGCGCATGAAGCGAAAGAGGATGATTCAGGTGATGTGGTTGCCGTTCAAAGCTTTGATCCTGTAGCTGAGAAGAAACCAGCGCTGGGTGAGGGTGAACCAACTGATAAGATCTTCCTGCTTCAGGAAGAGACTCGTCCTGGTGAATACATGCCAGCGTTTGAAGATGAGCATGGTACTTACATCATGAACTCTAAAGACCTGCGAGCTATTCAGCACGTACACCGTCTTGCTGCGATGGGTGTGGATTCACTGAAGATTGAAGGTCGTACGAAGTCGCACTACTACGTAGCGCGTACAGCTCAGGCCTACCGTCAAACGATCGATGATGCTGTTGCTGGTCGCCCGTTTGATAAGGGTTTGATGGATGTTCTTGAGAACCTGGCAAACCGCGGTTACACCGAAGGTTTCTACCGTCGCCATGTGCACGATGAGTACCAGAACTATGAGACTGGTAGCTCTGTTGGTGTACACCAGCAGTTTGTTGGTGAAGTTGTCGAGCATGATGCGGCTGCAGGCAAGCTCGTTATCGATGTTAAGAATAAGTTTGAAGTGGGTGATACGCTTGAACTGATGACCCCTGTTGGTAACCGTCGCTTCAAGCTAGGTGAGCTTTACGATAAGAAAGGTGCTTCAATCGAAGTTGCACCGGGTTCTGGTCACCGCGTAACCCTGCCACTCGATTTCGCGACTGATATGGAATATGCACTTCTGATGCGTGACCTGCCAAACGCCCCAGAGCGAGGCTAA
- a CDS encoding fumarate hydratase: MSVIRQDDLISSVADALQFISYYHPIDFIEAVNEAYLREENPAAKDAMAQILINSRMCAEGKRPICQDTGIVTVFLKVGMNVQWDATMSVTDMVNEGVRRAYMNPDNVLRASILADPAGKRQNTKDNTPAVIHYEVVPGDEVEVHVAAKGGGSENKSKMVMLNPSDSIVDWIVKTVPTMGAGWCPPGMLGIGIGGTAEKAAVMAKESLMDPIDIHEIRARGPQNRIEELRLEIMDKVNELGIGAQGLGGLTTVLDVKIMDYPTHAASLPVCMIPNCAATRHTHFKLNGSGPAVLTPPSLDQWPDVTFEVGANTRRVNLDEITPEDVKDWKVGETVLLNGKMLTGRDAAHKRMVEMLNNGEELPVDLKGRFIYYVGPVDPVRDEVVGPAGPTTSTRMDKFTRQILESTGLLGMIGKSERGPIAIDAIKDNQAVYLMAVGGAAYLVSKAITDAKVLAFPEMGMEAIYEFEVKDMPVTVAVDVNGESVHTTGPAKWHDIIVKAKG; the protein is encoded by the coding sequence ATGAGCGTAATCCGCCAGGACGATTTGATCAGCAGTGTTGCTGATGCACTTCAGTTTATTTCGTACTACCACCCGATCGACTTTATCGAAGCGGTAAACGAAGCGTATTTACGAGAAGAGAACCCTGCCGCTAAGGATGCGATGGCTCAAATTCTTATCAACTCACGTATGTGTGCAGAGGGTAAGCGTCCAATCTGTCAGGATACTGGTATCGTTACCGTCTTCCTGAAAGTGGGTATGAATGTGCAGTGGGATGCGACCATGTCTGTAACCGATATGGTTAACGAAGGTGTACGTCGTGCCTACATGAATCCAGATAACGTGCTGCGTGCCTCTATTCTTGCAGATCCAGCAGGTAAACGTCAGAACACCAAAGACAACACGCCAGCGGTTATTCACTACGAAGTGGTACCAGGTGATGAGGTTGAAGTGCACGTCGCAGCGAAAGGCGGCGGCTCAGAAAACAAATCTAAGATGGTCATGCTTAACCCATCAGATAGCATTGTTGACTGGATTGTTAAAACAGTCCCAACAATGGGTGCAGGCTGGTGTCCGCCAGGTATGCTGGGCATAGGTATCGGCGGTACTGCTGAGAAAGCTGCAGTCATGGCCAAGGAGTCTCTAATGGATCCAATTGATATCCATGAGATTCGCGCACGTGGACCGCAGAACCGTATCGAAGAGCTACGTCTTGAGATCATGGATAAGGTCAATGAGTTAGGTATTGGTGCTCAAGGTCTTGGTGGTCTTACAACCGTGCTTGATGTGAAGATTATGGACTACCCAACCCACGCAGCTTCGCTGCCTGTATGTATGATCCCTAACTGTGCGGCAACTCGCCATACTCACTTCAAACTTAACGGTTCAGGTCCTGCGGTTCTAACTCCGCCAAGCCTAGATCAGTGGCCAGATGTAACCTTTGAGGTGGGTGCAAATACACGCCGAGTTAACCTTGATGAGATTACCCCTGAAGATGTCAAAGATTGGAAGGTAGGTGAGACAGTTCTTCTTAACGGCAAGATGCTAACTGGTCGTGATGCTGCTCACAAACGCATGGTTGAGATGCTAAACAACGGTGAAGAGCTTCCAGTAGATCTGAAAGGTCGTTTCATCTACTACGTAGGCCCAGTAGATCCAGTACGTGACGAAGTAGTAGGTCCAGCAGGCCCAACTACCTCAACACGTATGGATAAGTTCACTCGCCAGATTCTTGAGTCGACAGGGCTGCTTGGCATGATCGGTAAATCGGAGCGTGGTCCAATTGCGATTGATGCAATCAAGGACAACCAAGCTGTTTACCTCATGGCTGTAGGTGGTGCTGCGTACCTTGTATCTAAAGCGATTACTGATGCTAAGGTGCTAGCCTTCCCAGAGATGGGCATGGAAGCGATCTATGAGTTTGAAGTGAAAGATATGCCAGTGACGGTGGCAGTAGATGTGAATGGTGAGTCTGTTCATACCACTGGTCCAGCTAAGTGGCACGACATCATCGTTAAAGCGAAAGGCTAA